The window AACAGGCCACGAACGATGCCTTGGCCGCCAGTGCCCGCAACGCCGCGGCCGAGGGGCGTACGGTGTTCACCGCTCAGATCATCAGTGAGATCGGACATATCAGCTTCTCCGGCGAGATCGAGAAGCTGGGCCGTGGCATCGAGGCGGTTGAAGCCCAGGGATGGAAGCTCGACACCGTGAACACCCTCAAAGTCGACAAGATGACCGGGGATCGTCCCCTCTTCGTGTGCGTGTTCCGCCGTCACCAGTGGTGAGGTGACAGGTGACGCGCAGCCAACGTCTGCCGACACGGGCTCCAGGAGCCCCGGCAGAGCGTGGGCGACGTTCGTCGTCTCCTGGAGCGTTTCCGTCCCTCGACCGGAGGCCCCCGACGGCCCCTCGGCGCTGCTGTGCTCGCCGCCGACCTCACCGCGAAGGACCTCGCCGAAGACCTTGCGACATCCCGGTGTCAGGCCGGAGCAGGTCGAACAAGATCGGCAGGCGTCATGTCAGCGGTTCGAATAGGCCTTTTCGATCACGTACGGCTGGAAACACGGTTACGAGAGCCGCATGCCGGTGCCCGATGAAGGTCACGTCCGGACGGCGGGACCGAGGATGAAGGTCGTTCCCTCGTGAGCGGGCACCCTCACCGCCAGCTCCGTCTCGGCCAGGGCCCCGGCGATCTCCTCGCGGTCGCCCGCCCACCCGAGGTAGAGCTCGTTCACCAGGTCGCCCCTGGTGTCGAAGGCCGTGTCGTGGCTCTGGGTGTTCCAGAAGACCGCCCTGGGTGATTCCACGTCCTCGGTCAGTTCGGCCACGCGCTGCCAGCATCCTGACGTGGTGGGCCAGAGGGCGGGCTCGGCGACGTATCCCTTCGCGGCCAGGCGTTCGAAGGCCCGCAGGATCCGGCACAGATCGGAGGTCTCCGCGGCGGCCAGCCAGGTCACGATGCCTTCGTCCGGCTCCTGGGAGCCGTGGGCCGCCGCCCGAAGCCGCTCCATCGCCGCCTCGAAATCGTCTTCGTCCTCCGGCTCGTCCTCGGGGACACGGACCACGAGCCCCTCCCAGGCGAAGGCTGACTGGATCTCCGACGGAAGGCCGCCCCTCCAGCGGACGTCGACATCCCGGCGCAGGCCGCCGTCGGCCGAGAACGCGTCTGAGATGTCGTCCGGCAGGGTCAGCAATCCGTATTCGTCGGTCGCGGACGCGAACTCCTTGCCCGTGACGTGTCGCCACCCCTTCTCGTCCAGCCGGTCGAGGGCCCGGTCGAAGGCCTCGCTGTGCGTCTCGGCCGGCGAATGCGCCCTCTCGCGCCTGGCCGCTTCCCGCCGATGATGTGCGACCACCATCGCCCACCAGCAATGCGGATGCCTGAACGCCTCAGGATCGAGTTCCTCCAGCCCTGCGGCGATCTCCGCGAGGCGGGTTTTGTCGTCCGCGGGCCGCTCCGCCCGGGGTGCGTCCACGTACGCGCCCAACCGGCGCACGAACTCGGCGAACGCCTCCAGCGTGGTGTTCACGATCTCGAACCCGGGCTCCTCGTCCTCGTCTCCTCGGGAAAGGAGCACGACGCTCCCCTCGTTCACATCGAGGAAGTACAGCATGTCGCCGTCGGGCCCGGTTCCGCCCAAGATCAGGGCCCGATCGTCCTCGTCCAGCGGGCGGACGGTGAACAGCCCGAGCGGCCCGTCGGGGATGTCCGCGCAGAAGTGCCCGCCTGCCACCCTGGGCAGCCCGGTCTCGGTGAGGAGCACGAGGTCGGCCTGGGACAACCCGAGTTCCCTCCCCTTCTCGACGTCCAGGGTGACGAGATCCTCCTTGCCCGCGGCCATGGCGTTCCCTTCAGCGGGGCGAGTCTTCCGACTGAAGAACCGTAATGACCCGATCTCGTCGGTGTCTCCGGATCGCTGATATCGGCGATCATGCGCCCCGGGCGGGCTTTGTGGCGGGTCTCCACGGGTGGGGTCGGCCGGTCGAGGGCTGAGCCGGGGCGGCCGCCTGGTCGGGTCGCACGACAGCGACGCGGGTGGCGCGGCTACGTCGTCAGTGCGGCGGTGTGGTGGCGCTCGGGTGCGCCGAGCTGGTTGAAGATCGCGTGGGCCCGTTGCCAGCGGGCCTTGGCCAGGGGGGTTCTCCCCTGGCGCTGGTAGGCGTGGCCGGCGGTGAGTAGGGTGCGGGCCTCCGCCAACCGCTGGCCGGTGCGGCGTTGCGTGCTCAGCGCGCGCCGGCAGTGCTCCAGGCACGCGGTCACGTCTGCGAGGCCGAGGGCGGCGATGGCGAGGCGGGTGTGGGCCTGGGCGGCCGAGAGCGCGTATCCGGACGTGCGGGAGAGGTATAGCGCCTGTGTGGCGTGCTTGGTCGCGGCGTCGAAGTCGTGGCGGGCTGCGTGGAGGTCGGAGAGGGCGAGCAGCGCGTCGATCTCGCCGCGCCGGTGCCCGGTGCGATGGACGATGTCCAGGGCGAGGTCAAGCCGGTCGGCGGCGTCGGCCAGGCGAGCCTGCTTGATCTGGACGTCGGCGAGGCCGGTATGGGCGAAGATCTCGTGGCGGCTGTCGGACAGCCGTTGGGTGATGTCGAGACTGGCGGCGAGGGCCGCGGTGGCATCCTCGTACCGGCCGGCGTCGCGGTGCACCAGGCCGACGGCGGTCAGGGCGGCTGCTTCCTCGTGCTGGGCGCCGATGGTTCTGCAGATGGCCAGCGACTGGTCGAGCGCGTCGAGTGCGTCGTCGAAGCGGCCCCGCTCTCGGTGGACGATGGCGATGTTGATGACGGCGATGGCCTCGTTCTGATGCTGGCCGGTCTGGCGCAGCAGCGGCAGCGCGAGCTCGCCGAACTCGGCCGCGCGGGTCAGGTCGCCGGTGAGCAGGTACGTGGCCGCCAGGTTGGAGAGCACGGCGGCCTCGCCGAGCTCGTCCCCGATCTCTCGGTCGATGGCCAGCGCCTGCTCCATCCGGCGGATCGCCGGCCTGGACTGGCCGATCTGGCCCAGCACGATGCCGGTGTTGCACAGGGCCACCGACTCCCCCTGCCGCCACCCCGCGCTCCGCGCGAGGGCCGCCGCGGTCTCGCATTCGTCGATCGCCGCCTGGAACTCGGCGGTGCGCCAGCGCAGGAACCCCAGGCTGTGCCGCATCGCCGCTTCGCCGAGCACGTCGCCGGCCGCCTGCGCGGCGGCCAGTCCGGTACGCGCCACCGACAGCCACTGTGTCAGCGGGGCCTGCACCTGCAGGAAATCGCGAAGTGCGTGGGCCAGTTGCCACACCATCCGGTGCCGGCCCGATGCGGCGGCGTGATCGAGTGCCGCGATCAGGTTCGGCCACTCGCCGGAGATCCACTGCCGGGCCTCGATCTCCTCGGGGAACCGCGTGACCGATACGGCGGCCGGCCAGGGGTCGGCGGGAAGCCGCAGGCGGGACCGCCCGTTGAGGGCGAGGGCGGCCTGGCCGGCGGTGTGGAGGTAGAAGTGGAGCAGGCGGCTGATCGAGGCGTCCCGTTCCGCAGGCGGGTCGTGCTCGGCGGCGAGCTGCCCGGCGTACTCCAGCAGCAGGTCGTGGCAGACCAGCCGGCCCTCCGCGGTGACCTCTGCCAGGTGAAACCGGGCCAAGGCGTCGATCAACGGCGCCACGTCGTCCGCGGGCAGGCCGGCGAGCGCCGCCACCGCGGTGGGGGCCAACCCGGCCGGGGCCGGTACCAGGCCCAGGAGCCGGAACACCCGTCCCGCCGCGGCAGGAAGGGCCTGGTAGGACAGGTCGAACGCGCCGCGTACGGTCGCGTTGCCGTCGCCGTCGACCCGCAACTGGCTCATGGGGCCGCGCGCGGCCAGTTCCTCGACCAGCTTCCGCACGCTCAGGTGGGGCCGGTCCGCCAGGCGGGCCCCGGCGATCCGAAGGGCCAGCGGCAGGTGACCGCACAGATCCGCCAGTTCGGCTGCGGCGTCCCTGTCGGCGCCTACCCGGTCCGCGCCGGCTGTGCGGGCCAGCACATCGACGGCGTCGGTGGCGGGCAGGACGTCGAGTACGAGCCGGTGGGCGCCGTCCAGGGCCACCAGGCCGCTGAGCCGGTCCCGGCTGGTCACCAGCAGCAGGCATCCGGGATCCCCGGGTAGCAGCGGACGTACCTGATCGGCGTCGGCGACGTTGTCCAGCACGACCAGCACCCGCCGACCCGCCAGGATCGACCGGTACATGGCGGTCTGCGCGTCCATGCTGATCGGGATGCGTTCGGCTGCCACTCCGAGTGCGCCCAGCGACAGGGCCAGCGCCTCGGCGGGCGACATCTGCGGTCCGGTGTGGAAGCCACGCATGTCGAGAAAGAGTTGCCCGTCAGGGAATCGCCCGCTGGCTCCGTGCGCCCAGTGCACCGCCAGGCTCGTCTTGCCCACCCCGGCGGTCCCGGTGATCATCGCGAGCACCGTGGCCGCGGGAAGCGTGTCGAGCCGGCGCAGGGACGCGGTACGGCCGGTGAAATCGGCGAAGTCCGGCGGGAGTTGCGCCGGCACCATGGGCTCGGCCGTCCTCGTGGTGTGCTGGTCGATGTCCGCGCCGGTCCCGGCGGCGTCGGCGATGATCGACGTCTCGAGCTCGCGTAGCTGCGGGCCGGGCTCCAGGCCGAGTTCGCTGATCAGCAGGCGGCGGGCACGTTGATAGACCTCGAGGGCGTCGG is drawn from Nonomuraea muscovyensis and contains these coding sequences:
- a CDS encoding AfsR/SARP family transcriptional regulator — translated: MEFRLLGPVEIRSSQGEVIRLRRRQERLALAVLLLEPQRMITAERLIDLLWGQAPPSTARATLQTLMSRIRSALRSAGADEPVPLLALGGGYCLQVRPESVDLHRFGMLIDEARAVKEPNLRAARLAEALALWQGPALADAASGALRERLCGSLEEARFAAISDRIDAELVAGRHAELVGELSGLIEEHPLRERLHGQLMIALYRCGRRADALEVYQRARRLLISELGLEPGPQLRELETSIIADAAGTGADIDQHTTRTAEPMVPAQLPPDFADFTGRTASLRRLDTLPAATVLAMITGTAGVGKTSLAVHWAHGASGRFPDGQLFLDMRGFHTGPQMSPAEALALSLGALGVAAERIPISMDAQTAMYRSILAGRRVLVVLDNVADADQVRPLLPGDPGCLLLVTSRDRLSGLVALDGAHRLVLDVLPATDAVDVLARTAGADRVGADRDAAAELADLCGHLPLALRIAGARLADRPHLSVRKLVEELAARGPMSQLRVDGDGNATVRGAFDLSYQALPAAAGRVFRLLGLVPAPAGLAPTAVAALAGLPADDVAPLIDALARFHLAEVTAEGRLVCHDLLLEYAGQLAAEHDPPAERDASISRLLHFYLHTAGQAALALNGRSRLRLPADPWPAAVSVTRFPEEIEARQWISGEWPNLIAALDHAAASGRHRMVWQLAHALRDFLQVQAPLTQWLSVARTGLAAAQAAGDVLGEAAMRHSLGFLRWRTAEFQAAIDECETAAALARSAGWRQGESVALCNTGIVLGQIGQSRPAIRRMEQALAIDREIGDELGEAAVLSNLAATYLLTGDLTRAAEFGELALPLLRQTGQHQNEAIAVINIAIVHRERGRFDDALDALDQSLAICRTIGAQHEEAAALTAVGLVHRDAGRYEDATAALAASLDITQRLSDSRHEIFAHTGLADVQIKQARLADAADRLDLALDIVHRTGHRRGEIDALLALSDLHAARHDFDAATKHATQALYLSRTSGYALSAAQAHTRLAIAALGLADVTACLEHCRRALSTQRRTGQRLAEARTLLTAGHAYQRQGRTPLAKARWQRAHAIFNQLGAPERHHTAALTT
- a CDS encoding SUKH-4 family immunity protein; amino-acid sequence: MAAGKEDLVTLDVEKGRELGLSQADLVLLTETGLPRVAGGHFCADIPDGPLGLFTVRPLDEDDRALILGGTGPDGDMLYFLDVNEGSVVLLSRGDEDEEPGFEIVNTTLEAFAEFVRRLGAYVDAPRAERPADDKTRLAEIAAGLEELDPEAFRHPHCWWAMVVAHHRREAARRERAHSPAETHSEAFDRALDRLDEKGWRHVTGKEFASATDEYGLLTLPDDISDAFSADGGLRRDVDVRWRGGLPSEIQSAFAWEGLVVRVPEDEPEDEDDFEAAMERLRAAAHGSQEPDEGIVTWLAAAETSDLCRILRAFERLAAKGYVAEPALWPTTSGCWQRVAELTEDVESPRAVFWNTQSHDTAFDTRGDLVNELYLGWAGDREEIAGALAETELAVRVPAHEGTTFILGPAVRT